CTCATCAATCCCTATTCTAATTACATCAACCGCTTTAATTTGCCCAGTGGATTAACCTTGCTCTGCACCGCTTTTTTTGGAGAAACCTCTGGCTTCCCCTTTTGTATCGATAATTATAACGATCAAGAAAAAAAGGCTCTACATAACGCGCATTTAGAAGGGCTTAAACAGCAACTAGAGAATCTCATCAATATCACTCAACCTGCTTATGTTTTGCCCATTGCAACACCCTATATTCACGAGCGCGAACCCGCTCTAAAAGTTAGCAATACCTTTAATGATGTGCAAGAGTGTAAAAAGATTTGCGATCTCTACAGCCGCACGCACCGCGAAACTCCTGTCAAATGTTTGACCCCTACCGATGATCTCACTTTGGAGTTTAAAGTCGCTGATATGGTGCAGTGGAAAGAGGATATTCATGTTCTTAAAAAAGAGGTCCCCGTCAAATACGCCCAATTCTACGCCAAGACTTTTACTTATGAACCTCAAAAACTCATGGGTTTTCTCAAGCTTGCTGGCTATAAAGCTAATCAAATTGTGAGTTTCATTCCCACTAACGAAAACTTTGAACAGGTTGTCGCCCCCATTGTGGAGGCTAATTTTGCTACCCAAAGTTTTAAGGTGATCCCTAAAAGCGTGCTCATCGAGTCCGCACAGGGGTATCGCGTGATGCAGCTACGGGTGCGCAAAGAAATTTTAGCCTGCGTTATAGAAAATCACCTCCCCTTTGAGGAGATGCTACGAGGTTTTCATTGCCGTATCAAGCGCAACCCTAACGCTTACGAAGCCAATTTTTGGCATCATTTTAGCCATCTTTACAGCTCCCCCAAGGCTTATAGCGTAACTTTGGGATAAGATTTAGCTAGAAGGCACTCCATCAATTTTTGCAATAGCCATTTTGATAGCATCGCTTTTTTAGCTCATCAAAACTTATAGTAGGATCGCCTAGGATGCTAAGATGGCGTTTTTGAGGATCATCGCGGGGTTGGCGGTAAAAAATCCATGTGCGCACAGGGTGTTTGTCCTCTTTGGAGTTAAAAACTTGCTCGCTAAATTGGTGCAGGTAAAAATTTTCTTGCAATAACCTAAAAGTGAAGTAGGTTTTATAATAAAAGTCATTTGCATAGTAGCCCTGTTCGATGGTTAAGTAGGGAAATTTATACGCTAAATCCATCTTAACATCTTTGCCCTTGCTAACAGCGCATAGGGCGGGTAAGCGTTGTTGGTTGCGCTGGAAACGCACACAAACGATATCCGGCTTATCAGGGGTGTTTTTATAAAAAATCTCTTTACTAAAGTTGTAATGCTTGTTGCCCACATCAAAGGACAAAAGGTCTTGGGTTTGCTTTTTTAAATTATGCGTATATAGTTGTTGCGTGTTTGTAGCGTACAATAGACTCAAAAACGCCCACCCTAAAAACTTTTTCATCCTTCACTCCTTAGAAAACCAAACCATCAGTCTATACAATAACCATTGCGGCGACACTGCGCTTCTAACCTATTATAAAAACCATCTTTGAGATCCTTTAAAGTCATAAGATGGCGTTTTTTGGAATCATCGCGGGGTTGGCGGTAAAAAATCCATGTACGCGTGGGGTGTTTATCTCCTTTAGACCTAAAGCTTTGTTGACTAAATTGGTGCAGATAAAAAGTCTTGTCCACTAATTTAAGCGTGGTGTAGTAGGTGTAATAAATGCCATCTCTTTCATACCCGCCCGACTCGATAGTCAGATAGGGAAATTTGTAGACCACATCTATTTGCGTGCCCGCGCTTGCGCACAACTGGGACAAGAGGACTTGATTGTGCCGAATTAACATGCAGATTTTAAGAGGAATGTCCAAAGATTTGTCATAAGTTGTCTCTTTGCTAAAGCTGTAACGATCGTCTTTGACATTAAAAGAGAGAAGGTCTTGAATTTGTATTTTTAGATTGCGCATGTTTGATTGTGTATCTGCAGCGTGCAATAGACCAAGTAGCACCAACATACCTAAGAAGTTTTTCATCTCCATGTCCTCAATGCATTTGAAACACTTGTTATAGAATCTTAACCTTTGGATCAAGTAAGTTTTTTAATCGCTTCTAAGATTTTCTGCGCGCGCATTTGCAAAAACGCGTCATAATTTTCTAGCACATGCAGATCGTTTAAATCTATTAAATGGGTGGCTAGGGTTTGCTCTAAATGGGGGTTGTTTTGCTGATATTTTTGAATATATTGCTTAGGGGGCGTGTCTTTAATGGCTTGATTTAGGCGCGCGTCAATGAGGGTCATATTGGCGATCACATCCGTGTTGTCCTTAAAACCAATATGTTTGAGGTGATTTTTAGGGAAGAAGTGGTGCAGGTTTCTTTTTTGCCTGATCTGTATAAAGAGATTGTCT
This portion of the Helicobacter felis ATCC 49179 genome encodes:
- a CDS encoding MBL fold metallo-hydrolase, producing MSALPPKKASSAPAAIKLRRVGLFETATNTQSLSVRGLLEGVNDMGNFIVNMKKHVKMGEKPEVNWIIDTICDHRGDKLLHKSGIASCPHCAWNLHLNTLSYDNGRKKQPLKYRLEGRTLQIETSTDLANPYQSSFKGDFKIRYLNHACLYIEAGGVKFITDPWLLGPAFLGGGYLEKASCKEAVHCLVQADFIFISSNRSSCLHPQTLAFVPKSKPFIVGNFPSKSVVRALKNLGFSNIFPLEFQEIYEFNSSFQFSVLKAGDGSEECGLYLCLCGHDVLINPYSNYINRFNLPSGLTLLCTAFFGETSGFPFCIDNYNDQEKKALHNAHLEGLKQQLENLINITQPAYVLPIATPYIHEREPALKVSNTFNDVQECKKICDLYSRTHRETPVKCLTPTDDLTLEFKVADMVQWKEDIHVLKKEVPVKYAQFYAKTFTYEPQKLMGFLKLAGYKANQIVSFIPTNENFEQVVAPIVEANFATQSFKVIPKSVLIESAQGYRVMQLRVRKEILACVIENHLPFEEMLRGFHCRIKRNPNAYEANFWHHFSHLYSSPKAYSVTLG